From the genome of Carettochelys insculpta isolate YL-2023 chromosome 12, ASM3395843v1, whole genome shotgun sequence, one region includes:
- the SECISBP2L gene encoding selenocysteine insertion sequence-binding protein 2-like isoform X1, giving the protein MLSNSNVADPDTPTPLPSPAGGAMDNADKNVKLSAEVEPFIPQKGPDTLMISMALPNDSGGVNGVEPTPIPSYLITCYPFVQENQANRQFPLYNNDIRWQQPNPSPAGPYLAYPIISAQPPVSTEYTYYQFMPAPCAQVMGFYHPFPATYSAPFQSPSAVNTVTTECIDRPNQPGQIFPLSRQRSKSSNRGPTTQKQLQLQTHTKSKRAPVKSVAIQKETSASGPENRSKLVLLVDASQQTDFPSEIANKSLSESSSTMPWKSKGRRRRASHPTAESSSEQGASEADIDSDSGYCSPKHSNNQAAAAITSKNTNSGAMNVVEPSVNSAAVSWTSVNSQATQKKPWIEKPQAFSRGGRPAEQRNSSQSGFRCRGHSTSSERKQKLQKRHEKPLAPSQSSRTEQSPEPLYFEDEDEFPELNSDSGSGKGSNIQQKFSPKVLDDLPENSPINIVQTPIPITTSVPKRAKSQKKKALAAALATAQEYSEISMEQKKLQEALSKAAGKKSKTPVQLDLGDMLAALEKQQQAMKARQLTNTRPLSYTVGSAAPFHTKESTNRKSLSKGQPSVSCLNPLDSTAPKVKRGKEREISKLKRPTALKKIILKEREEKKGRLSADHSLLGSDEQTEVHVSLVVDQSQELASQEEPGLSMPSDTSLSPASQNSPYCMTPVSQGSPASSGIGSPMASSAITKIHSKRFREYCNQVLSKEIDECVTLLLQELVSFQERIYQKDPMRAKARRRLVMGLREVTKHMKLNKIKCVIISPNCEKIQSKGGLDEALYNVIAMAREQEIPFVFALGRKALGRCVNKLVPVSVVGIFNYSGAESLFNKLVSLTEEARKAYRDMVASMEQEQAEEALKNVKKAPHHMGHSRNPSAASAISFCSVISEPISEVNEKEYETNWRNMVETSDGLETSENERDSSLKTTAPEKPSSVQAEKTTVNKQPLTVTTRTTSIGSHGKSLPVDKEEMKPDDNLEWASQQSTETGSLDGSCRDLLNSSMTSTTSTLVPGMLEEEEEDDDDEDDEDYTHEPISVEVQLNSRIESWVSETQRTMETLQLGKTLSSAEGDNAEQSEEEEMETPEQVDPVIDSEEWTTDKHASNAQHKSTISTSLNKEHTDSNYML; this is encoded by the exons ATGCTCAGTAACAGCAATGTAGCTGATCCTGACACTCCGacgcctctccccagcccagctggaggagccatgGACAATGCCGATAAG AATGTGAAGCTATCTGCTGAAGTAGAACCATTTATTCCTCAGAAGGGTCCTGATACACTTATGATATCTATGGCTCTCCCTAATGACAGTGGAGGTGTTAATGGAGTGGAACCAACTCCTATTCCCAGCTACCTGATTACTTGCTACCCATTTGTACAAGAAAACCAGGCCAACAG GCAATTTCCATTATATAATAATGACATCAGATGGCAGCAGCCAAACCCTAGCCCTGCAGGACCATATCTTGCTTATCCTATTATATCTGCTCAACCACCTGTCTCTACAGAATATACGTATTACCAGTTTATGCCAGCACCATGTGCACAAGTCATGGGTTTCTATCACCCTTTTCCTGCAACCTATTCTGCACCCTTTCAGTCACCAAGTGCTGTAAATACAGTTACAACAGAATGCATTGATCGCCCAAACCAGCCAGGCCAGATCTTTCCATTATCCAGACAGCGAAGTAAAAGCAGTAACAGGGGACCAACTACACAAAAA CAACTACAgttacagacacacacaaaaagcaaaaggGCTCCAGTGAAAAGCGTAGCTATCCAAAAAGAGACCAGTGCATCAGGCCCTGAGAACAGATCCAAACTTGTGCTGTTGGTTGATGCATCTCAGCAAACAG ATTTTCCTTCAGAGATAGCTAATAAGTCGCTTTCTGAGAGCTCCAGTACAATGCCATGGAAATCAAAAGGCAGGCGAAGGCGTGCATCTCATCCTACTGCAGAGTCCTCCAGTGAACAAGGGGCCAGTGAAGCTGATATTGACAGTGACAGTGGTTACTGCAGTCCTAAACATAGCAACaatcaagctgctgctgccattacGTCAAAAAATACAAATTCTGGTGCAATGAAT GTTGTAGAACCGTCAGTAAATTCAG CTGCTGTAAGTTGGACTAGTGTAAATTCCCAGgcaactcagaagaaaccttggatAGAAAAACCTCAGGCATTTTCCAGAGGCGGAAGACCAGCTGAACAGAGAAATAGTTCACAG TCTGGTTTCAGATGCAGGGGGCATAGCACATCTTCAGAGAGAAAGCAAAAGCTGCAGAAGCGACACGAGAAGCCTTTAGCCCCGAGCCAATCAAGCAGAACAGAGCAAAGTCCTGAACCCTTGTATTTTGag GATGAAGATGAATTTCCAGAGTTAAATAGTGACAGTGGAAGTGGCAAAGGTAGTAACATACAGCAAAAATTTTCACCAAAAGTA CTGGATGATCTACCTGAAAATTCTCCAATCAATATAGTCCAAACACCAATTCCTATTACAACCTCTGTACCCAAACGTGCAAAAAGTCAGAAGAAGAAAGCATTGGCAGCAGCACTTGCCACAGCTCAAGAATATTCAGAAATAAGTATGGAGCAGAAGAAACTCCAG GAGGCTTTATCAAAAGCAGCTGGAAAGAAGAGTAAGACTCCTGTGCAATTAGATTTAGGAGACATGTTAGCAGCACTTGAGAAACAGCAACAAGCAATGAAAGCCCGTCAGCTCACCAACACCAGGCCTCTGTCATACACAG TTGGCAGTGCTGCACCCTTCCATACCAAAGAGTCTACCAACAGAAAGTCATTATCTAAAGGACAGCCATCTGTGAGTTGTCTTAATCCTTTGGACTCAACAGCTCCAAAAGTGAaaagaggaaaagagagagaaatttccaAACTAAAACGCCCCACCGCACTTAAAAAG attattttgaaagaaagagaagaaaagaaaggacGCTTATCTGCAGATCACAGTCTTCTGGGATCTGATGAGCAAACAGAGGTGCATGTAAGTTTGGTTGTTGACCAGTCTCAGGAGTTGGCCTCTCAAGAAG aaCCTGGACTAAGTATGCCAAGTGATACTTCACTCTCACCTGCAAGTCAGAACTCTCCATATTGCATGACACCAGTGTCACAAGGCTCACCTGCCAGTTCAGGGATAGGGAGCCCAATGGCATCTTCAGCAATTACTAAAATTCACAGCAAGAGATTCAGAGA GTATTGTAATCAAGTTCTAAGTAAAGAAATAGACGAGTGTGTGACTTTGCTATTGCAAGAGCTTGTCAGCTTCCAGGAGCGAATTTACCAAAAGGATCCCATGAGAGCAAAAGCAAGGAGACGGCTTGTTATGGGTTTGCGTGAAGTTACTAAGCACATGAAGTTAAACAAGATCAAATGTGTGATCATTTCTCCAAATTGTGAAAAAATTCAGTCAAAAG GTGGACTGGATGAAGCTCTGTATAATGTAATAGCCATGGCACGAGAGCAAGAGATTCCTTTTGTCTTTGCACTTGGACGTAAAGCTCTTGGTCGTTGTGTGAACAAGCTAGTTCCTGTTAGTGTGGTAGGCATCTTCAACTATTCAGGTGCTGAG AGCCTATTCAATAAGTTGGTCTCACTGACTGAGGAGGCTAGAAAAGCGTACAGAGATATGGTTGCATCAATGGAGCAGGAACAGGCTGAAGAGGCCTTAAAGAATGTTAAGAAGGCACCACATCACATGGGCCATTCTCGTAATCCCTCTGCAGCAAGTGCAATTTCATTCTGTAGTGTTATTTCAGAGCCCATATCTGAAGTGAATGAGAAGGAATACG aaacaaactggagaaacatgGTGGAAACATCTGATGGGTTGGAAACATCTGAAAATGAGAGAGATTCCTCATTGAAGACCACTGCACCAGAAAAACCAAGCAGTGTTCAAGCTGAAAAAACCACTGTTAATAAGCAGCCACTCACAGTTACAACCAGAACTACCTCAATTGGAAGTCATGGAAAATCCTTGCCCGTTGACAAAGAGGAGATGAAACCAGATGACAATTTGGAGTGGGCCTCACAGCAGAGTACAGAGACAGGATCTTTGGATGGCAGCTGTCGCGATCTTTTGAATTCCTCTATGACCAGTACCACCAGTACTCTTGTACCAGGAAtgcttgaggaggaggaggaggacgacgaCGACGAAGATGATGAGGATTACACCCATGAACCTATATCGGTAGAGGTTCAGCTTAATAGCAGAATTGAATCTTGGGTCTCAGAGACCCAAAGAACTATGGAAACCCTTCAACTTGGGAAGACCCTTAGCAGTGCAGAGGGAGACAATGCAGAacagagtgaagaggaggagatggaAACTCCTGAGCAGGTAGATCCAGTAATTGATAGTGAGGAATGGACAACTGATAAGCATGCAAGTAATGCTCAACATAAATCCACCATCAGCACTTCTCTGAATAAAGAACACACAGATTCCAATTACATGTtgtaa
- the SECISBP2L gene encoding selenocysteine insertion sequence-binding protein 2-like isoform X2, whose amino-acid sequence MISMALPNDSGGVNGVEPTPIPSYLITCYPFVQENQANRQFPLYNNDIRWQQPNPSPAGPYLAYPIISAQPPVSTEYTYYQFMPAPCAQVMGFYHPFPATYSAPFQSPSAVNTVTTECIDRPNQPGQIFPLSRQRSKSSNRGPTTQKQLQLQTHTKSKRAPVKSVAIQKETSASGPENRSKLVLLVDASQQTDFPSEIANKSLSESSSTMPWKSKGRRRRASHPTAESSSEQGASEADIDSDSGYCSPKHSNNQAAAAITSKNTNSGAMNVVEPSVNSAAVSWTSVNSQATQKKPWIEKPQAFSRGGRPAEQRNSSQSGFRCRGHSTSSERKQKLQKRHEKPLAPSQSSRTEQSPEPLYFEDEDEFPELNSDSGSGKGSNIQQKFSPKVLDDLPENSPINIVQTPIPITTSVPKRAKSQKKKALAAALATAQEYSEISMEQKKLQEALSKAAGKKSKTPVQLDLGDMLAALEKQQQAMKARQLTNTRPLSYTVGSAAPFHTKESTNRKSLSKGQPSVSCLNPLDSTAPKVKRGKEREISKLKRPTALKKIILKEREEKKGRLSADHSLLGSDEQTEVHVSLVVDQSQELASQEEPGLSMPSDTSLSPASQNSPYCMTPVSQGSPASSGIGSPMASSAITKIHSKRFREYCNQVLSKEIDECVTLLLQELVSFQERIYQKDPMRAKARRRLVMGLREVTKHMKLNKIKCVIISPNCEKIQSKGGLDEALYNVIAMAREQEIPFVFALGRKALGRCVNKLVPVSVVGIFNYSGAESLFNKLVSLTEEARKAYRDMVASMEQEQAEEALKNVKKAPHHMGHSRNPSAASAISFCSVISEPISEVNEKEYETNWRNMVETSDGLETSENERDSSLKTTAPEKPSSVQAEKTTVNKQPLTVTTRTTSIGSHGKSLPVDKEEMKPDDNLEWASQQSTETGSLDGSCRDLLNSSMTSTTSTLVPGMLEEEEEDDDDEDDEDYTHEPISVEVQLNSRIESWVSETQRTMETLQLGKTLSSAEGDNAEQSEEEEMETPEQVDPVIDSEEWTTDKHASNAQHKSTISTSLNKEHTDSNYML is encoded by the exons ATGATATCTATGGCTCTCCCTAATGACAGTGGAGGTGTTAATGGAGTGGAACCAACTCCTATTCCCAGCTACCTGATTACTTGCTACCCATTTGTACAAGAAAACCAGGCCAACAG GCAATTTCCATTATATAATAATGACATCAGATGGCAGCAGCCAAACCCTAGCCCTGCAGGACCATATCTTGCTTATCCTATTATATCTGCTCAACCACCTGTCTCTACAGAATATACGTATTACCAGTTTATGCCAGCACCATGTGCACAAGTCATGGGTTTCTATCACCCTTTTCCTGCAACCTATTCTGCACCCTTTCAGTCACCAAGTGCTGTAAATACAGTTACAACAGAATGCATTGATCGCCCAAACCAGCCAGGCCAGATCTTTCCATTATCCAGACAGCGAAGTAAAAGCAGTAACAGGGGACCAACTACACAAAAA CAACTACAgttacagacacacacaaaaagcaaaaggGCTCCAGTGAAAAGCGTAGCTATCCAAAAAGAGACCAGTGCATCAGGCCCTGAGAACAGATCCAAACTTGTGCTGTTGGTTGATGCATCTCAGCAAACAG ATTTTCCTTCAGAGATAGCTAATAAGTCGCTTTCTGAGAGCTCCAGTACAATGCCATGGAAATCAAAAGGCAGGCGAAGGCGTGCATCTCATCCTACTGCAGAGTCCTCCAGTGAACAAGGGGCCAGTGAAGCTGATATTGACAGTGACAGTGGTTACTGCAGTCCTAAACATAGCAACaatcaagctgctgctgccattacGTCAAAAAATACAAATTCTGGTGCAATGAAT GTTGTAGAACCGTCAGTAAATTCAG CTGCTGTAAGTTGGACTAGTGTAAATTCCCAGgcaactcagaagaaaccttggatAGAAAAACCTCAGGCATTTTCCAGAGGCGGAAGACCAGCTGAACAGAGAAATAGTTCACAG TCTGGTTTCAGATGCAGGGGGCATAGCACATCTTCAGAGAGAAAGCAAAAGCTGCAGAAGCGACACGAGAAGCCTTTAGCCCCGAGCCAATCAAGCAGAACAGAGCAAAGTCCTGAACCCTTGTATTTTGag GATGAAGATGAATTTCCAGAGTTAAATAGTGACAGTGGAAGTGGCAAAGGTAGTAACATACAGCAAAAATTTTCACCAAAAGTA CTGGATGATCTACCTGAAAATTCTCCAATCAATATAGTCCAAACACCAATTCCTATTACAACCTCTGTACCCAAACGTGCAAAAAGTCAGAAGAAGAAAGCATTGGCAGCAGCACTTGCCACAGCTCAAGAATATTCAGAAATAAGTATGGAGCAGAAGAAACTCCAG GAGGCTTTATCAAAAGCAGCTGGAAAGAAGAGTAAGACTCCTGTGCAATTAGATTTAGGAGACATGTTAGCAGCACTTGAGAAACAGCAACAAGCAATGAAAGCCCGTCAGCTCACCAACACCAGGCCTCTGTCATACACAG TTGGCAGTGCTGCACCCTTCCATACCAAAGAGTCTACCAACAGAAAGTCATTATCTAAAGGACAGCCATCTGTGAGTTGTCTTAATCCTTTGGACTCAACAGCTCCAAAAGTGAaaagaggaaaagagagagaaatttccaAACTAAAACGCCCCACCGCACTTAAAAAG attattttgaaagaaagagaagaaaagaaaggacGCTTATCTGCAGATCACAGTCTTCTGGGATCTGATGAGCAAACAGAGGTGCATGTAAGTTTGGTTGTTGACCAGTCTCAGGAGTTGGCCTCTCAAGAAG aaCCTGGACTAAGTATGCCAAGTGATACTTCACTCTCACCTGCAAGTCAGAACTCTCCATATTGCATGACACCAGTGTCACAAGGCTCACCTGCCAGTTCAGGGATAGGGAGCCCAATGGCATCTTCAGCAATTACTAAAATTCACAGCAAGAGATTCAGAGA GTATTGTAATCAAGTTCTAAGTAAAGAAATAGACGAGTGTGTGACTTTGCTATTGCAAGAGCTTGTCAGCTTCCAGGAGCGAATTTACCAAAAGGATCCCATGAGAGCAAAAGCAAGGAGACGGCTTGTTATGGGTTTGCGTGAAGTTACTAAGCACATGAAGTTAAACAAGATCAAATGTGTGATCATTTCTCCAAATTGTGAAAAAATTCAGTCAAAAG GTGGACTGGATGAAGCTCTGTATAATGTAATAGCCATGGCACGAGAGCAAGAGATTCCTTTTGTCTTTGCACTTGGACGTAAAGCTCTTGGTCGTTGTGTGAACAAGCTAGTTCCTGTTAGTGTGGTAGGCATCTTCAACTATTCAGGTGCTGAG AGCCTATTCAATAAGTTGGTCTCACTGACTGAGGAGGCTAGAAAAGCGTACAGAGATATGGTTGCATCAATGGAGCAGGAACAGGCTGAAGAGGCCTTAAAGAATGTTAAGAAGGCACCACATCACATGGGCCATTCTCGTAATCCCTCTGCAGCAAGTGCAATTTCATTCTGTAGTGTTATTTCAGAGCCCATATCTGAAGTGAATGAGAAGGAATACG aaacaaactggagaaacatgGTGGAAACATCTGATGGGTTGGAAACATCTGAAAATGAGAGAGATTCCTCATTGAAGACCACTGCACCAGAAAAACCAAGCAGTGTTCAAGCTGAAAAAACCACTGTTAATAAGCAGCCACTCACAGTTACAACCAGAACTACCTCAATTGGAAGTCATGGAAAATCCTTGCCCGTTGACAAAGAGGAGATGAAACCAGATGACAATTTGGAGTGGGCCTCACAGCAGAGTACAGAGACAGGATCTTTGGATGGCAGCTGTCGCGATCTTTTGAATTCCTCTATGACCAGTACCACCAGTACTCTTGTACCAGGAAtgcttgaggaggaggaggaggacgacgaCGACGAAGATGATGAGGATTACACCCATGAACCTATATCGGTAGAGGTTCAGCTTAATAGCAGAATTGAATCTTGGGTCTCAGAGACCCAAAGAACTATGGAAACCCTTCAACTTGGGAAGACCCTTAGCAGTGCAGAGGGAGACAATGCAGAacagagtgaagaggaggagatggaAACTCCTGAGCAGGTAGATCCAGTAATTGATAGTGAGGAATGGACAACTGATAAGCATGCAAGTAATGCTCAACATAAATCCACCATCAGCACTTCTCTGAATAAAGAACACACAGATTCCAATTACATGTtgtaa